One stretch of Streptomyces sp. NBC_01363 DNA includes these proteins:
- a CDS encoding transcriptional regulator, which produces MKRRDVLGLLAVTSALVALPDSGEVPQGHTAAALLESGEDLHRSLWQVFTLSDSKQAVFPAVRRQLDVLTKGLAEARTAADRARLCTMAADLYQLAGELFFDANRYTDAAQCYTLAANAAHAGGDHDLWARAMTRHAYVELYARRAPAAQPLLAVASRIARRGDSALSTRHWVSAVQAQVHAAMGDIDGCARALDEAEKVHSLDGHSHNGGWLRFDGSRLPEERGACCLQLGRPDLAEDALTAALAQPLSLRRRAAVLSDLAVLGAHRGDVDQVVQYAEAVLGLADRSNSGFIGKKLDGLRGRLAPLMADGRVSDLDHRIAALPRTA; this is translated from the coding sequence ATGAAGCGCCGCGATGTCCTGGGTCTGCTCGCTGTCACAAGCGCGCTGGTCGCCCTTCCCGATTCAGGCGAGGTTCCTCAGGGGCATACGGCGGCGGCGCTCCTGGAGTCAGGGGAGGATCTGCATCGCAGCCTGTGGCAGGTCTTCACCCTCTCGGACTCCAAGCAGGCCGTCTTCCCAGCGGTCCGCAGGCAACTCGACGTCCTGACGAAGGGCCTGGCCGAGGCGCGCACCGCAGCGGACCGGGCCCGGCTGTGCACCATGGCGGCCGACCTCTACCAGCTCGCCGGTGAACTCTTCTTCGACGCCAACCGGTACACCGACGCCGCCCAGTGCTACACACTGGCCGCCAACGCCGCCCATGCCGGTGGTGACCACGACCTCTGGGCCCGCGCCATGACCCGCCACGCCTACGTCGAGCTGTACGCCCGCCGCGCGCCTGCTGCCCAGCCCCTGCTGGCAGTGGCCTCCCGGATCGCCCGGCGGGGCGACAGCGCCCTGTCCACCCGACACTGGGTCTCCGCCGTCCAGGCCCAGGTGCACGCGGCCATGGGCGACATCGACGGCTGCGCCCGGGCTCTCGACGAAGCCGAGAAAGTGCACTCCCTCGACGGCCACTCCCACAATGGTGGCTGGCTCCGCTTCGACGGTTCCCGCCTCCCCGAGGAACGAGGGGCCTGCTGCCTCCAGCTCGGCCGCCCCGACCTCGCGGAGGACGCTCTCACCGCAGCCCTTGCCCAACCCCTCTCTCTGCGCCGTCGTGCCGCAGTCCTGAGTGACCTTGCCGTCCTCGGGGCCCACCGGGGCGACGTCGATCAGGTCGTGCAGTACGCGGAGGCAGTGCTCGGCCTGGCCGACCGGTCGAACTCGGGATTCATCGGCAAGAAGCTGGACGGACTTCGAGGGCGTCTTGCCCCGCTCATGGCCGATGGCCGAGTCTCGGACCTGGATCATCGAATCGCGGCGCTTCCGCGTACCGCATGA
- a CDS encoding TetR/AcrR family transcriptional regulator translates to MSPRGVTIPDVRERLFAAAERVLEREGPGALTSRAITGEAGCAKGLLHAHFDGLDEFVAELVLDRFARVARHAEELRGRAGQGTVAENLLGTALALLSSAGPTVAGLALTRPAASLRIREALEGGAPGFDTVQDAITDYLDAERHGGRIAQGADTAAAALALVGTLHHLLMTGGHDRQNERERAGHLVALLEAGLRRGPDDIG, encoded by the coding sequence ATGTCACCGCGTGGTGTGACGATCCCGGACGTCCGTGAGCGGCTGTTCGCCGCCGCCGAGCGGGTGCTGGAACGCGAGGGGCCGGGAGCCCTGACGAGCAGGGCGATCACGGGTGAGGCCGGCTGCGCGAAGGGCCTTCTGCACGCCCATTTCGACGGACTGGACGAGTTTGTCGCGGAGTTGGTCCTGGACCGGTTCGCGCGAGTGGCCCGGCACGCCGAGGAGCTCCGGGGGAGGGCGGGGCAGGGCACCGTCGCGGAGAACCTCCTCGGTACCGCTCTCGCGCTGCTGTCCTCGGCCGGCCCCACCGTCGCCGGCCTGGCACTCACCCGTCCCGCGGCGTCCTTGCGCATCCGGGAGGCGTTGGAGGGCGGTGCGCCGGGCTTCGACACGGTCCAGGACGCGATCACCGACTACCTGGACGCGGAACGGCACGGCGGCCGGATCGCCCAAGGAGCCGACACCGCCGCCGCGGCACTCGCCCTGGTCGGGACCCTCCACCACCTGCTCATGACCGGCGGGCACGACCGACAGAACGAGCGGGAGCGGGCCGGGCACCTGGTGGCCCTGCTCGAAGCCGGCCTCCGGCGCGGGCCCGACGACATCGGGTGA
- a CDS encoding NADP-dependent oxidoreductase, whose amino-acid sequence MTETYRAVEFSEYGGPEVLRVVDRELPHPGPGQVLVEVRAAGVNPLDWQLRSGAVAAMMPVEFPSVPGGDVAGVVAEVGADVTDFAAGDEVFGSIGSGGYAEFALAPAAQLARKPEGVSWEVAAGLPVAVNTAYQVLADLGVKAGETLVVDGAAGGVGSVAVQIARHLGATVIGTAGEHNHAYLRSLGAEPVTYGEGFAERARAVAVKGVDAAFDAAGKGSLPALVELTGDPERVVTIADHRAAEHGVRFAFAGPDAIRERLEQAAALVVSGGLTLSVARTYPLSRAADAHRESAGGHVRGKLIIVPN is encoded by the coding sequence ATGACAGAGACGTATCGCGCTGTGGAGTTCTCGGAGTACGGAGGTCCCGAGGTCTTACGCGTGGTGGACCGCGAGCTGCCCCACCCGGGTCCCGGGCAGGTACTGGTGGAGGTCCGCGCCGCCGGGGTGAATCCGCTGGACTGGCAGCTGCGCAGCGGAGCCGTCGCGGCGATGATGCCGGTGGAGTTCCCCTCGGTGCCCGGCGGCGACGTCGCCGGTGTCGTGGCGGAGGTCGGTGCGGACGTGACCGACTTCGCCGCGGGCGACGAGGTCTTCGGCTCGATCGGCTCCGGAGGCTACGCCGAGTTCGCACTGGCGCCCGCGGCACAGCTCGCGCGGAAGCCCGAGGGCGTGTCCTGGGAGGTCGCGGCCGGACTCCCGGTGGCCGTCAACACGGCGTACCAGGTGCTCGCGGACCTCGGGGTGAAGGCCGGGGAGACCCTGGTCGTGGACGGGGCCGCCGGCGGCGTCGGGTCCGTGGCCGTGCAGATCGCCAGGCATCTCGGCGCGACCGTGATCGGTACGGCCGGCGAACACAATCACGCGTATCTCCGCTCGCTCGGCGCCGAGCCCGTGACGTACGGCGAGGGCTTCGCCGAGCGGGCCCGCGCCGTCGCGGTGAAGGGCGTGGACGCGGCGTTCGACGCCGCCGGGAAGGGATCGCTGCCGGCCCTCGTCGAACTGACCGGCGACCCGGAGCGCGTGGTCACCATCGCCGATCACCGGGCGGCGGAGCACGGCGTACGTTTCGCGTTCGCCGGCCCCGACGCGATCCGTGAGCGCCTTGAGCAGGCGGCCGCACTGGTAGTGAGCGGCGGACTCACCCTGTCCGTGGCGAGGACGTACCCCTTGTCCCGGGCCGCCGACGCCCACCGGGAGAGCGCGGGCGGCCATGTGCGCGGCAAGCTGATCATCGTGCCGAACTGA
- a CDS encoding class I SAM-dependent methyltransferase, with amino-acid sequence MRHIANTEQEQAWNGYEGTYWADNQDRWDRVNAGFNEPLLAAAEIAERDRVLDIGCGAGCTTRLAARRAGGGRASGLDLSAPMLARARESARHEALGNVTFEQADAQVHPFGPGTFDVAISRFGVMFFADPVAAFTNIGRALRPGGRIAFVCPAEPDRTEWLQAVRGLRDLLPVGGLGAPGGPGMFSLANPATVRDVLSRAGYEAIGTAPAEAYGTWGRDAADAAGFVLESGPGRHLMDQVGEDVRDRARRRLVDLLRPHEREGALQLLTTAWLVTARRPG; translated from the coding sequence ATGCGACACATAGCCAACACGGAGCAGGAGCAGGCATGGAACGGTTACGAGGGGACGTACTGGGCCGATAACCAGGACCGCTGGGACCGTGTGAACGCGGGATTCAACGAACCCCTGCTCGCCGCCGCGGAGATCGCCGAACGGGACCGCGTCCTCGACATCGGCTGCGGGGCGGGGTGCACCACCCGTCTCGCCGCACGACGGGCCGGCGGCGGGCGGGCGTCGGGCCTGGACCTGTCGGCCCCGATGCTCGCCCGTGCGCGGGAGTCCGCGCGGCACGAGGCGCTCGGCAATGTGACGTTCGAGCAGGCGGACGCCCAGGTCCATCCCTTCGGGCCCGGCACCTTCGACGTCGCGATCAGCCGCTTCGGAGTGATGTTCTTCGCCGATCCCGTCGCCGCCTTCACCAATATCGGGCGGGCTCTGCGCCCCGGCGGCCGGATCGCCTTCGTCTGCCCCGCGGAGCCCGACCGGACCGAGTGGCTTCAGGCCGTCCGGGGGCTGCGCGACCTGCTGCCCGTCGGCGGACTGGGCGCCCCGGGAGGTCCCGGCATGTTCTCGCTGGCGAACCCGGCGACCGTGCGCGACGTGCTGTCCCGGGCCGGGTACGAGGCGATCGGCACCGCACCCGCCGAGGCGTACGGGACATGGGGCCGGGACGCCGCCGACGCGGCCGGCTTCGTGCTGGAATCGGGTCCCGGCCGGCACCTGATGGACCAGGTCGGGGAGGACGTCCGGGACCGGGCCCGGCGCAGGCTCGTCGACCTTCTGCGCCCCCACGAGCGGGAGGGGGCGCTCCAACTGCTCACCACCGCCTGGCTGGTCACCGCCCGACGGCCCGGGTGA
- a CDS encoding MFS transporter, translated as MSAAPTASTDSRRWSALALIALAQFIVIMDTSIIGVALPEMQADLGFSQENLSWVFNAYVVAFGGLLLLGGRLSDLLGARRLFSAGWVVLAAGSLTAGLAGEVWVELTGRALQGVGAALIAPSALTLLMTLFGSRPQELGKAFALYGAAAPAGGTAGVFLGGVITQYASWPWVFYINIPVALIVLAATPAVMPSGTGRRGSIDLAGAVTVTAGLAAAVYAIVRAPETGWGSAETWLVLLAGAALIVAFVAIQSRRREPLMRLGIWRAPNLAGANIAQLLMAAAWIPMWFFLNLYLQQVLGLGAFASGSALLPMTVAIMIMMIVLAPRLISRFGPKPLIVLGLLALGAGMFWLSLARPDGNFLVDVLPASLLSAVGMSLAFIPSLGTALSSARPEEGGLASGIVNTSYQVGSALGLAAMTALAAAHGAREPGDPVALTNGFSAAFLGAAALAVAGALAALLTLRSAPAPAPAAEGVGGGETSEKGAA; from the coding sequence GTGTCAGCCGCACCAACCGCGTCAACCGATTCGCGGAGATGGTCCGCGCTCGCCCTGATCGCTCTGGCCCAGTTCATCGTCATCATGGATACGTCGATCATCGGCGTGGCCCTGCCCGAGATGCAGGCCGACCTGGGCTTCTCCCAGGAGAACCTGTCGTGGGTGTTCAACGCCTATGTCGTCGCCTTCGGAGGGCTGTTGCTGCTCGGCGGGCGGCTGTCGGACCTGCTCGGCGCCAGGCGCCTGTTCAGTGCCGGATGGGTCGTCCTCGCCGCGGGCTCCCTGACCGCGGGCCTCGCGGGCGAGGTCTGGGTCGAGCTGACCGGGCGGGCCCTGCAGGGCGTGGGTGCCGCGCTGATCGCCCCGTCCGCCCTCACCCTGCTGATGACGCTGTTCGGCTCACGGCCTCAGGAGCTGGGCAAGGCCTTCGCCCTGTACGGCGCGGCCGCCCCGGCCGGCGGGACCGCGGGAGTCTTCCTCGGCGGGGTCATCACCCAGTACGCCAGCTGGCCCTGGGTGTTCTACATCAACATCCCCGTCGCCCTGATCGTCCTGGCCGCCACGCCCGCCGTCATGCCTTCGGGTACGGGGCGACGCGGCTCGATCGACCTGGCCGGCGCGGTCACCGTCACGGCGGGTCTCGCCGCCGCCGTCTACGCCATCGTCCGCGCTCCCGAGACCGGTTGGGGTTCCGCCGAGACCTGGCTGGTTCTTCTGGCCGGTGCGGCACTGATCGTCGCGTTCGTCGCGATCCAGTCCAGGCGGCGCGAACCGCTGATGCGGCTGGGGATCTGGCGGGCGCCCAACCTGGCCGGTGCCAACATCGCCCAGCTGCTCATGGCCGCCGCGTGGATACCCATGTGGTTCTTCCTCAACCTCTACCTGCAACAGGTCCTGGGACTGGGCGCCTTCGCCTCCGGCTCCGCGCTGTTGCCCATGACCGTCGCCATCATGATCATGATGATCGTCCTGGCGCCCCGCCTGATCTCCCGGTTCGGGCCCAAGCCCCTCATCGTCCTGGGGCTCCTCGCGCTCGGTGCGGGCATGTTCTGGCTCTCGCTCGCCCGTCCGGACGGGAACTTCCTCGTCGACGTCCTGCCCGCGTCCCTGCTCTCGGCGGTGGGCATGTCGCTGGCGTTCATTCCGTCGCTCGGTACCGCGCTCTCCAGCGCCCGCCCGGAGGAGGGCGGCCTCGCCTCGGGGATCGTCAACACCAGCTACCAGGTCGGCTCCGCCCTCGGCCTCGCCGCCATGACCGCACTCGCCGCCGCGCACGGCGCCCGCGAACCCGGGGACCCGGTGGCCCTCACCAACGGCTTCTCCGCCGCCTTCCTGGGAGCCGCGGCCCTCGCCGTGGCCGGCGCCCTCGCCGCCCTGCTGACCCTGCGCAGCGCACCCGCACCCGCACCCGCCGCCGAGGGCGTGGGCGGCGGCGAAACGTCGGAAAAGGGCGCAGCCTGA